A part of Streptomyces sp. NBC_01210 genomic DNA contains:
- a CDS encoding DUF4190 domain-containing protein, which produces MSDNQAQPPGAPEPHDPWAAPESSAAQDKVPLDKPAATPSPSAPFLHSEPTVTSMPGVGPAAQTGAVPPPPIAPGGPAQPAAGPYGYPAAPVGPAQPAAGVYGYPAAPSLPQPTPGVGDPYGGYPGYPGYQAYGQNGWQSAPANGMGITAMVLGILSVCLFCLYGVVGIVLGVLALIFGIIGRKRAQRGEATNAGMALSGIILGIIGIVIGLVFIGLMVWGITNAFNKDRTEDTEDVYGDYSNSLVIDNALPAVERVSR; this is translated from the coding sequence ATGTCTGACAACCAGGCCCAGCCGCCCGGCGCGCCCGAGCCGCACGACCCGTGGGCTGCGCCGGAGAGCAGCGCGGCACAGGACAAGGTCCCGTTGGACAAGCCCGCCGCCACCCCGAGCCCGTCGGCGCCGTTCCTGCACAGCGAGCCGACGGTCACCTCGATGCCCGGCGTAGGACCCGCTGCCCAGACCGGCGCCGTGCCGCCGCCCCCGATAGCACCGGGCGGACCGGCCCAGCCCGCGGCGGGTCCCTACGGCTACCCGGCCGCTCCGGTCGGACCCGCCCAGCCCGCCGCGGGTGTCTACGGCTACCCCGCCGCCCCGAGCCTCCCGCAGCCCACCCCCGGTGTCGGTGATCCGTACGGCGGCTATCCCGGATACCCCGGATACCAGGCCTACGGCCAGAACGGCTGGCAGAGCGCCCCGGCGAACGGCATGGGCATCACCGCGATGGTGCTCGGCATCCTCTCCGTCTGTCTGTTCTGCCTGTACGGCGTTGTCGGGATCGTGCTGGGCGTGCTCGCCCTGATCTTCGGCATCATCGGCAGGAAGCGGGCGCAGCGCGGCGAGGCCACCAACGCCGGCATGGCCCTGTCCGGCATCATCCTCGGCATCATCGGCATCGTCATCGGCCTCGTCTTCATCGGCTTGATGGTCTGGGGGATCACCAACGCGTTCAACAAGGACAGGACCGAGGACACGGAGGACGTCTACGGCGACTACTCCAACTCCCTGGTGATCGACAACGCCCTGCCGGCGGTCGAGCGCGTCAGCCGCTAG
- a CDS encoding NADAR family protein, which yields MGMDELIKQVSEGNRIKYLQFWGHAPRRDGSIGASCLSQWWPSLFVVDGIQYATAEHWMMASKARLFGDANAEQRALEARTPAEAKRAGRLVRGFDDAIWERERFGIVRSGSVHKFGQDAELRDFLLATGDRVLVEASPMDRIWGIGLAADDERAQDPARWRGLNLLGFALMEAREELRAGTAAASG from the coding sequence ATGGGGATGGATGAGCTGATCAAGCAGGTCAGCGAGGGGAACAGAATCAAGTATCTGCAGTTCTGGGGGCATGCGCCGCGCCGGGACGGGAGCATTGGCGCGAGCTGCCTGAGCCAGTGGTGGCCGTCGCTCTTCGTGGTCGACGGAATTCAGTACGCCACCGCGGAGCACTGGATGATGGCGTCCAAGGCGCGGCTCTTCGGCGACGCGAATGCGGAGCAGCGGGCGCTGGAGGCGCGCACGCCTGCGGAGGCCAAGAGGGCCGGGCGGCTGGTGCGCGGTTTCGACGACGCGATATGGGAGCGCGAGCGGTTCGGCATCGTGCGCTCGGGCAGTGTGCACAAGTTCGGGCAGGACGCCGAGCTGCGAGATTTTCTGCTGGCCACAGGGGACCGGGTGCTCGTCGAGGCCAGCCCGATGGACCGGATCTGGGGCATCGGGCTGGCCGCTGACGACGAACGGGCGCAGGATCCCGCGCGCTGGCGCGGGCTCAATCTGCTGGGGTTCGCGCTGATGGAGGCGCGCGAGGAGTTGCGGGCGGGGACGGCTGCGGCTAGCGGCTGA
- a CDS encoding gamma-aminobutyraldehyde dehydrogenase has product MDNRFQVQDRYADGAQFIGGRLQPGTSGHTQDIVNPATGELIHGYELAGTADVDAAVAAARAAFPGWAGATPGERSDALHRFASVLAEQAADFAYAESLQCGKPIKLTTEFDVPGTVDNTAFFAGAARHLQGQSAGEYSGDHTSYVRREAIGVVGSIAPWNYPLQMAAWKVLPAIAAGNTIVLKPAEITPLTSLMFAEAAKEAGIPDGVVNIVNGAGREAGEHLVRHPDVVMTSFTGSTPVGRRVAEIATATVKRLHLELGGKAPFVVFDDADLEAAVNGAVAASLINSGQDCTAATRAYVQRPLYDAFVAGVADLMATVRLGDPFDPSTDLGPLVSHLQRDRVAGFVDRARAYATVVTGGEAPQGELKGGAYYRPTLVAGAAQDSEIVQSEIFGPVLVVLPFDSDDEGIALANDTPYGLAASAWSRDVFRANRATREIKAGCVWVNDHIPIISEMPHGGYKASGFGKDMSAYSFEEYTQVKHVMYDNTATVRKDWHRTIFGDR; this is encoded by the coding sequence ATGGACAACCGCTTCCAGGTGCAGGACCGCTACGCGGACGGTGCACAGTTCATCGGCGGGCGGCTGCAGCCCGGCACCTCAGGACATACGCAGGACATCGTGAACCCGGCGACCGGCGAGCTGATCCACGGCTACGAGCTGGCGGGGACCGCCGACGTCGACGCGGCCGTGGCTGCCGCCCGCGCGGCCTTCCCCGGCTGGGCGGGCGCCACCCCGGGCGAGCGCTCCGACGCCCTGCACCGCTTCGCGTCCGTGCTCGCCGAGCAGGCGGCCGACTTCGCGTATGCCGAGTCCCTGCAGTGCGGCAAGCCCATCAAACTCACCACCGAGTTCGACGTGCCCGGCACCGTCGACAACACCGCCTTCTTCGCCGGCGCGGCCCGCCATCTCCAAGGGCAGTCCGCGGGCGAGTACAGCGGTGACCACACCTCGTACGTACGCCGCGAGGCGATCGGTGTCGTCGGCTCCATCGCGCCCTGGAACTATCCGCTCCAGATGGCCGCCTGGAAGGTCCTGCCGGCCATCGCCGCGGGCAACACCATCGTGCTGAAGCCCGCCGAGATCACCCCGCTCACCTCGCTGATGTTCGCCGAGGCGGCGAAGGAGGCCGGGATTCCCGACGGCGTCGTCAATATCGTCAATGGCGCGGGCCGGGAAGCGGGCGAACACCTGGTGCGTCACCCGGACGTCGTCATGACCTCCTTCACCGGCTCCACCCCGGTCGGCAGGCGGGTCGCCGAGATCGCCACCGCCACCGTCAAACGCCTCCACCTCGAGCTGGGTGGCAAGGCTCCCTTCGTCGTCTTCGACGACGCCGACCTCGAGGCCGCGGTCAACGGAGCGGTCGCCGCCTCACTCATCAACTCCGGCCAGGACTGCACTGCCGCCACCCGCGCCTATGTCCAGCGGCCCCTGTACGACGCCTTCGTCGCCGGAGTCGCCGATCTGATGGCGACCGTCCGCCTCGGCGACCCCTTCGACCCGTCGACCGACCTCGGCCCGCTCGTCTCGCACCTCCAGCGCGACCGCGTCGCCGGCTTCGTCGACCGGGCACGCGCGTACGCCACCGTCGTCACCGGCGGCGAAGCGCCCCAGGGAGAACTGAAGGGCGGCGCGTACTACCGCCCCACCCTTGTCGCGGGCGCCGCCCAGGACAGCGAGATCGTCCAGTCCGAGATCTTCGGCCCGGTCCTGGTCGTGCTGCCCTTCGACTCCGACGACGAGGGCATCGCGCTGGCCAATGACACTCCCTACGGCCTCGCCGCCTCCGCCTGGAGCCGTGACGTCTTCCGCGCGAACCGCGCCACCCGCGAGATCAAGGCGGGCTGCGTCTGGGTCAACGACCACATCCCGATCATCAGCGAGATGCCGCACGGCGGCTACAAGGCCTCGGGCTTCGGAAAGGACATGTCGGCGTATTCCTTCGAGGAGTACACGCAGGTCAAGCATGTGATGTACGACAACACGGCGACAGTTCGCAAGGACTGGCACCGCACCATCTTCGGCGACCGCTAG
- a CDS encoding ABC transporter substrate-binding protein, translating to MDQHEPDVLSAAQLAAMRRSITSGRGALSRRAMLRAGGIGALTIGGLASLSACGIPPAKREGGAEASDDHSDQEKQISFSNWTEYMDVSEDEKSRPTLNEFTKRTGIKVKYTEDINDNVEFFGKIQPQLAAGQDTGRDLINVTDWLAARMIRLGWVQKLDPSLLPHAYANLSPQFRSPDWDPGRAYSYPWTGIPAVIAYNVKATGGKKVDSVTQLLDDPTLKGRVSFLTEMRDTVGLTLLDLGKDPAKVTDADYDAAINRLQKGVDKKQIRRFTGNDYTSDLDKGDIAACVAWAGDLIQLQADNPDIKFAIPAAGYMTATDNLLVPAHARHQKNATRLIDYYYELPVAAQLAAYINYVCPVAGVGPELAKIDPELAKNPLIIPDAAMAAKSHSFRSLSSKEETAYEEKFAKLIGA from the coding sequence ATGGATCAGCACGAGCCGGACGTCCTGTCCGCGGCCCAACTCGCGGCGATGCGACGGAGCATCACCAGCGGCCGGGGCGCCCTCTCCCGGCGTGCGATGCTGCGCGCCGGCGGCATAGGCGCGCTCACCATTGGCGGACTCGCCTCCCTGAGCGCCTGCGGCATCCCGCCCGCCAAGCGCGAGGGCGGCGCGGAGGCCTCGGACGACCACTCGGACCAGGAGAAGCAGATCAGCTTCTCCAACTGGACCGAGTACATGGACGTCAGTGAGGACGAGAAGAGCCGTCCGACGCTCAATGAGTTCACCAAACGCACCGGGATCAAGGTCAAGTACACGGAGGACATCAACGACAACGTCGAGTTCTTCGGCAAGATCCAGCCGCAGCTCGCGGCTGGCCAGGACACCGGCCGTGACCTGATCAATGTCACGGACTGGCTGGCTGCCCGCATGATCCGGCTCGGCTGGGTGCAGAAGCTGGACCCGTCGCTGCTGCCGCACGCCTACGCCAATCTCTCCCCGCAGTTCCGCAGCCCGGACTGGGACCCGGGGCGCGCCTACTCCTACCCCTGGACCGGAATTCCGGCCGTCATCGCCTACAACGTCAAGGCGACCGGCGGCAAGAAGGTCGACTCCGTGACCCAACTGCTGGACGACCCGACCCTCAAGGGCCGGGTCAGCTTTCTCACCGAGATGCGCGACACGGTCGGCCTGACCCTGCTCGACCTGGGCAAGGACCCGGCCAAGGTCACCGACGCCGACTACGACGCCGCCATCAACCGGCTCCAGAAGGGCGTCGACAAGAAGCAGATCCGCCGCTTCACCGGCAACGACTACACCTCGGACCTCGACAAGGGTGACATCGCCGCCTGCGTCGCCTGGGCCGGTGACCTGATCCAGCTGCAGGCCGACAACCCCGACATCAAGTTCGCGATCCCGGCCGCCGGTTATATGACGGCCACCGACAATCTCCTGGTCCCGGCGCACGCCAGGCACCAGAAGAACGCCACCCGGCTCATCGACTACTACTACGAGCTCCCGGTGGCCGCACAGCTCGCCGCGTACATCAACTACGTGTGCCCGGTCGCCGGAGTCGGCCCCGAGCTCGCGAAGATCGACCCGGAGCTGGCCAAGAACCCGCTGATCATCCCGGACGCGGCCATGGCGGCCAAGTCCCACTCCTTCCGCTCGCTGAGCAGCAAGGAAGAGACGGCCTACGAAGAGAAGTTCGCCAAGCTCATCGGCGCCTGA
- a CDS encoding ABC transporter ATP-binding protein has protein sequence MTEKTEGGDVRLSGISKTYGSFTAVHPLDLTVPQGSFFALLGASGCGKTTTLRMIAGLEDPSTGSVFLGGKDVTHLPPYKRPVNTVFQSYALFPHLDIYENVAFGLRRRGIKSVKKQVGDMLDLVELGDFAKRKPHQLSGGQQQRVAVARALINHPQVLLLDEPLGALDLKLRRQMQLELKRIQTEVGITFVHVTHDQEEAMTMADTIAVMNGGRVEQLGAPAELYENPQTTFVANFLGTSNLIEAEVAQNSGGEVVVTAADAKLRLPAERCATQPRTGGKLLVGVRPEKISLAHADDAGTIADGRNRFTGKIADSSFIGVSTQFVIDSPVCPELEVYVQNIERDPRLVPGAEVVLHWNPEHTFGLDAAQDIDAGVETVEETP, from the coding sequence ATGACCGAAAAGACAGAAGGCGGCGACGTCCGCCTCTCCGGGATCAGCAAGACTTATGGCTCCTTCACGGCCGTCCACCCGCTGGACCTGACCGTCCCGCAGGGCTCCTTCTTCGCCCTGCTCGGCGCCTCCGGGTGCGGGAAGACCACCACACTGCGGATGATCGCCGGACTGGAGGACCCGAGCACCGGGAGCGTCTTCCTCGGCGGCAAGGACGTCACCCACCTGCCGCCGTACAAGCGCCCGGTCAACACCGTCTTCCAGTCGTACGCGCTCTTCCCGCACCTCGACATCTACGAGAACGTCGCGTTCGGGCTGCGCCGCCGCGGCATCAAGTCGGTGAAGAAGCAGGTCGGCGACATGCTCGACCTCGTCGAGCTGGGCGACTTCGCCAAGCGCAAGCCGCATCAGCTCTCTGGCGGTCAGCAGCAGCGCGTCGCCGTCGCCCGCGCGCTCATCAACCACCCGCAGGTGCTGCTCCTCGACGAGCCGCTCGGCGCCCTCGACCTCAAGCTGCGCCGCCAGATGCAGCTCGAGCTCAAGCGCATCCAGACCGAGGTCGGCATCACATTCGTCCATGTCACCCACGACCAGGAAGAGGCCATGACCATGGCCGACACCATCGCGGTGATGAACGGCGGACGGGTCGAGCAGCTCGGCGCACCTGCCGAGCTCTACGAGAACCCACAGACCACCTTCGTCGCCAACTTCCTGGGCACCTCCAACCTCATCGAGGCCGAGGTCGCCCAGAACAGCGGCGGCGAAGTCGTCGTCACGGCCGCGGACGCCAAGCTGCGGCTGCCCGCCGAGCGCTGTGCCACCCAGCCCCGTACCGGCGGAAAGCTGCTGGTCGGCGTGCGCCCGGAGAAGATCTCGCTGGCGCACGCGGACGACGCGGGCACGATAGCCGACGGCCGCAACCGGTTCACCGGGAAGATCGCCGACTCCAGCTTCATCGGCGTCTCCACGCAGTTCGTCATCGACAGCCCGGTCTGTCCGGAGCTCGAGGTGTACGTACAGAACATCGAGCGGGACCCGCGTCTGGTCCCCGGCGCCGAGGTCGTCCTGCACTGGAACCCCGAGCACACCTTCGGTCTCGACGCGGCCCAGGACATCGACGCCGGTGTGGAGACGGTGGAGGAGACGCCATGA
- a CDS encoding ABC transporter permease, translating to MTVTEAPPAAPVPEPVEPVVHKQSVRRKLIPYWLLLPGILWLVVFFALPMVYQASTSVQTGSLEEGFKVTWHVQTYWDALTEYYPQFLRSVLYAGTATILCLLLGYPLAYLIAFKAGRWRNLLLVLVIAPFFTSFLIRTLAWKTILADGGPVVDVLNSVGFLDVTSWLGMTEGNRLLATPLAVVCGLTYNFLPFMVLPLYTSLERIDPRLHEAAGDLYAKSSTTFRKVTFPLSMPGVVSGTLLTFIPASGDYVNAELLGSTDTKMVGNVIQSQFLRVLDYPTAAALSFILMAVVLIMVTVYIRRAGTEDLV from the coding sequence ATGACGGTCACCGAGGCACCGCCCGCCGCGCCGGTCCCCGAGCCGGTCGAGCCGGTCGTCCACAAACAGTCCGTCCGCCGGAAGCTGATCCCGTACTGGTTGCTGCTGCCCGGCATCCTGTGGCTGGTCGTCTTCTTCGCGCTGCCGATGGTCTACCAGGCCTCGACCTCCGTGCAGACGGGGTCGCTGGAGGAGGGCTTCAAGGTCACCTGGCACGTCCAGACCTACTGGGACGCGCTCACCGAGTACTACCCGCAGTTCCTGCGCTCGGTGCTGTACGCCGGCACGGCCACGATCCTGTGTCTGCTGCTCGGTTACCCGCTCGCGTATCTGATCGCGTTCAAGGCGGGCCGCTGGCGCAATCTGCTGCTGGTCCTGGTCATCGCGCCGTTCTTCACCAGCTTCCTGATCCGTACGCTCGCCTGGAAGACGATCCTCGCGGACGGCGGACCGGTGGTGGACGTCCTGAACAGCGTCGGCTTCCTGGACGTCACCAGCTGGCTCGGAATGACCGAGGGGAACCGGCTGCTCGCCACTCCGCTCGCGGTGGTCTGCGGACTCACGTACAACTTCCTGCCGTTCATGGTCCTGCCGCTGTACACCTCACTGGAGCGGATCGACCCACGGCTCCACGAGGCGGCGGGCGATCTGTACGCGAAGTCGTCCACCACCTTCCGCAAGGTGACCTTCCCGCTGTCCATGCCGGGCGTCGTCTCCGGAACACTGCTGACCTTCATCCCGGCCAGCGGCGACTACGTCAACGCCGAACTGCTCGGCTCCACGGACACCAAGATGGTCGGCAACGTCATCCAGTCGCAGTTCCTGAGGGTGCTCGACTATCCGACCGCGGCCGCGCTGTCCTTCATTCTCATGGCGGTCGTGCTGATCATGGTCACCGTCTACATCCGCCGGGCCGGGACGGAGGATCTCGTCTGA
- a CDS encoding ABC transporter permease, translated as MRWIRQNLVVIAGLLTLAYMILPNIVVMVFSFNKPAGRFNYAWQEFSTDAWKDPCGVADMCGSLSLSLQIALWATIGSTLLGSMIAFALVRYRFRARGAINSLIFLPMAMPEVVMAASLLTLFLNLGAELGFWTILIAHTMFCLSFVVVAVKARVLSMDPRLEEAARDLYAGPVQTFVRVTLPIAAPGIAAGAMLAFALSFDDFIITNFNSGNTVTFPMFVWGSAQRGTPVQINVIGTAMFVIAVLVVVTGQLISSRRKNSALLK; from the coding sequence ATGCGTTGGATACGACAGAACCTTGTGGTCATCGCGGGACTGCTCACGCTCGCTTACATGATCCTGCCGAACATCGTCGTGATGGTGTTCTCGTTCAACAAGCCGGCCGGCCGCTTCAACTACGCCTGGCAGGAGTTCTCCACCGACGCCTGGAAGGACCCGTGCGGTGTCGCCGATATGTGCGGCTCGCTCTCGCTCTCCCTCCAGATCGCCCTCTGGGCCACGATCGGCTCCACCCTCCTCGGTTCGATGATCGCCTTCGCGCTGGTCCGCTACCGCTTCCGGGCGCGCGGCGCGATCAACTCACTGATCTTCCTGCCGATGGCGATGCCCGAGGTGGTCATGGCCGCCTCGCTGCTCACGCTCTTCCTCAACCTGGGTGCGGAGCTGGGCTTCTGGACCATCCTCATCGCGCACACCATGTTCTGTCTGAGCTTCGTGGTGGTGGCGGTCAAGGCGCGTGTGCTGTCGATGGACCCCCGCCTCGAGGAGGCGGCCCGCGACCTCTATGCCGGACCTGTGCAGACGTTCGTACGGGTGACGCTGCCGATCGCCGCTCCCGGCATCGCTGCCGGTGCGATGCTCGCGTTCGCGCTCTCGTTCGACGACTTCATCATCACCAACTTCAACTCGGGCAACACCGTCACCTTCCCCATGTTCGTGTGGGGCTCGGCCCAGCGCGGTACGCCCGTCCAGATCAACGTCATCGGCACGGCCATGTTCGTCATCGCCGTACTGGTCGTGGTCACCGGCCAGCTCATCAGCAGCCGGCGGAAGAACAGCGCACTGCTCAAGTAG
- a CDS encoding NAD(P)/FAD-dependent oxidoreductase: MAPAAMTFASSLSDAQPVSYWLDDPAKPGALPALTGDERCDLLVVGGGYSGLWTALLAKERDPARDVVLIEGREVGWAASGRNGGFCAASLTHGFGNGLARWPGELAKLEELGDRNLDAIEAAVARYGFDCDFERTGEIDVATEPYQLEELHQMFEEATGLGFTGLEFLDQDALRAEVNSPTFLGGLWDRRGVAMLHPAKLAWGLKQACMDLGVRVYENTRGLDLTASGAGMSVRTPYGRVFAHRVALGTNVFPSLVKRLRPYTVPVYDYALMTEPLSAEQLGAIGWKRRQGLGDSANQFHYFRITADHRILWGGYDAIYPYGGKVSAEMDHRPETYLKLAEHFFRCFPQLEGLRFSHAWGGAIDTCSRFSAFFGTAHGGKVAYAAGFTGLGVGATRFGGDVMLDLLSGERTERTELEMVRSKPLPFPPEPVAWAGIGLTKWALARADANGGRRNVWLRTLDRLGLGFDS; the protein is encoded by the coding sequence ATGGCCCCAGCTGCCATGACCTTTGCCTCATCACTCTCCGACGCCCAGCCCGTCTCCTATTGGCTGGACGACCCCGCAAAGCCGGGAGCACTGCCCGCACTCACCGGCGACGAGCGCTGCGACCTCCTTGTCGTCGGCGGCGGCTACAGCGGACTGTGGACCGCGCTGCTGGCCAAGGAGCGCGACCCCGCGCGGGATGTCGTACTGATCGAAGGGCGCGAGGTGGGCTGGGCCGCCTCGGGCCGCAACGGCGGCTTCTGCGCCGCCTCCCTCACCCACGGCTTCGGCAACGGACTCGCCCGCTGGCCCGGTGAGCTGGCCAAGCTCGAGGAGCTCGGCGACCGCAATCTCGACGCCATCGAGGCTGCGGTCGCCAGGTACGGCTTCGACTGTGACTTCGAGCGCACCGGTGAGATCGACGTCGCCACCGAGCCGTACCAGCTCGAAGAGCTCCACCAGATGTTTGAGGAGGCGACCGGGCTGGGCTTCACCGGCCTCGAATTCCTCGACCAGGACGCGCTGCGCGCCGAGGTGAACTCCCCGACCTTCCTCGGCGGGCTCTGGGACCGGCGCGGCGTCGCCATGCTGCACCCGGCGAAGCTCGCCTGGGGTCTGAAGCAGGCCTGTATGGACCTCGGCGTACGCGTCTACGAGAACACCCGCGGCCTGGACCTCACGGCGTCCGGCGCCGGCATGTCGGTCCGCACCCCGTACGGCCGGGTCTTCGCCCACCGGGTCGCGCTCGGTACGAACGTCTTCCCGTCGCTGGTCAAGCGGCTGCGCCCGTACACCGTCCCGGTCTACGACTACGCCTTGATGACCGAACCGCTCAGCGCGGAGCAGCTCGGCGCGATCGGCTGGAAGAGGCGGCAGGGACTCGGCGACAGCGCGAACCAGTTCCACTACTTCCGGATCACCGCCGACCACCGCATCCTGTGGGGCGGTTACGACGCGATCTATCCGTACGGCGGCAAGGTCAGCGCCGAAATGGACCACCGGCCGGAGACCTATCTCAAGCTCGCCGAACACTTCTTCCGCTGCTTCCCGCAGCTGGAGGGGCTGCGCTTCAGCCATGCCTGGGGCGGCGCGATCGACACCTGCTCGCGTTTCTCCGCCTTCTTCGGGACGGCGCACGGCGGCAAGGTCGCCTATGCAGCCGGGTTTACGGGACTCGGCGTCGGCGCCACCCGCTTCGGCGGGGACGTCATGCTCGACCTCCTCTCCGGCGAGCGGACCGAGCGCACCGAGCTGGAGATGGTGCGCAGCAAGCCGCTGCCGTTCCCGCCCGAGCCCGTCGCCTGGGCCGGTATCGGACTCACCAAATGGGCCCTGGCCAGGGCGGATGCCAACGGTGGCCGCCGCAACGTGTGGCTTCGGACCCTGGACAGGCTCGGCCTCGGCTTCGACAGCTAG
- a CDS encoding chitinase, with the protein MHRTRLLAALSAAALALSGLVATASSAGAADTELARNGGFETGLTGWSCTAGSGAAVNSPTHSGSSALKATPAGSDNANCSQTVTVKPNSDYTLSGWVQGSYAYLGAAGTGTTDVSTWTSSAPSWQRLSTTFRTGTSTTSVTIYTHGWYGTPAYYADDLSLLGPGGDPVRIPAAPTGLSAGAPGSTSVPLTWSASSGATSYNVYRGGAKVLDVSGTSATVTGLAPSTAYSFQVSAANEAGESTKSSAITATTTAGGGGSGGELPAHALVGYLHAGFANGSGYTRMADVPDSWDVINLAFGEPTSVTSGDIRFSLCPATECPNVESAADFKAAVKAKQAAGKKVLISIGGQNGQVQLATTAARDTFVSSVSKIIDEYGLDGLDIDFEGHSLSLNTGDTDFRSPTSPVIVNLISAVKTLKAKYGSKFVLTMAPETFFVQLGYQYYGSGPWGGQDPRAGAYLPVIHALRDDLTLLHVQDYNSGSIMGLDNQYHSMGGADFHIAMTDMLLTGFPVAGDTTKVFPALRPEQVAIGLPASTQAGNGHTAPAEVNKALDCLTRKTNCGSYQTHGTWPALRGLMTWSINWDRFNQWEFSKNFDAYFGG; encoded by the coding sequence GTGCACCGCACCAGACTCTTGGCCGCTCTGTCGGCGGCCGCTCTCGCCCTCAGCGGACTCGTCGCCACGGCATCGTCCGCCGGAGCGGCCGACACCGAACTCGCCCGCAACGGTGGCTTCGAGACCGGCCTCACCGGCTGGAGTTGTACGGCGGGCAGCGGCGCGGCCGTCAACTCGCCGACCCACAGCGGCAGTTCCGCACTCAAGGCCACCCCGGCGGGCAGTGACAACGCCAACTGCAGCCAGACGGTCACCGTCAAGCCGAACTCCGACTACACGCTCAGCGGCTGGGTCCAGGGCAGTTACGCCTACCTCGGCGCAGCCGGCACCGGCACCACCGACGTCTCCACCTGGACCTCCTCGGCACCCAGCTGGCAGCGGCTGTCGACCACGTTCCGTACGGGCACGTCGACCACCTCGGTCACGATCTACACCCACGGCTGGTACGGCACCCCCGCCTACTACGCCGACGATCTCTCACTGCTCGGGCCGGGCGGCGACCCGGTCCGGATACCGGCCGCCCCCACCGGCCTGTCCGCCGGCGCCCCCGGCTCCACCTCCGTACCCCTGACCTGGTCCGCATCCTCGGGCGCCACCTCGTACAACGTCTACCGGGGCGGCGCCAAGGTCCTTGATGTCAGCGGGACTTCGGCCACCGTCACCGGTCTCGCCCCCTCCACGGCGTACAGCTTCCAGGTGTCCGCGGCCAACGAGGCCGGCGAGTCCACGAAGTCGTCGGCGATCACCGCGACCACCACGGCGGGCGGTGGCGGCAGCGGCGGCGAACTCCCCGCCCATGCTCTCGTCGGCTATCTGCACGCCGGCTTCGCCAACGGCTCCGGCTATACGCGCATGGCCGATGTGCCCGACTCCTGGGACGTCATCAACCTGGCCTTCGGCGAACCGACTTCGGTCACCTCGGGCGATATCCGCTTCAGCCTCTGCCCGGCCACCGAATGCCCGAACGTCGAGTCCGCCGCCGACTTCAAGGCGGCCGTCAAGGCCAAGCAGGCCGCGGGCAAGAAGGTCCTGATCTCCATCGGCGGCCAGAACGGCCAGGTGCAGCTCGCCACCACGGCCGCCCGTGACACCTTCGTCTCCTCCGTCTCGAAGATCATCGACGAGTACGGGCTCGACGGCCTGGACATCGACTTCGAGGGCCACTCCCTCTCCCTGAACACCGGCGACACGGACTTCCGCTCGCCGACTTCGCCGGTGATCGTCAATCTGATCTCGGCGGTCAAGACTCTCAAGGCCAAGTACGGCTCGAAGTTCGTCCTGACGATGGCCCCGGAGACATTCTTCGTCCAGCTCGGCTACCAGTACTACGGCTCGGGCCCCTGGGGCGGGCAGGACCCGCGCGCCGGCGCGTACCTCCCGGTCATCCACGCCCTGCGCGACGACCTCACCCTGCTGCATGTCCAGGACTACAACTCGGGCTCGATCATGGGCCTGGACAACCAGTACCACTCGATGGGCGGAGCGGACTTCCACATCGCCATGACCGACATGCTGCTGACCGGCTTCCCGGTCGCCGGCGACACCACCAAGGTCTTCCCCGCCCTGCGCCCGGAGCAGGTCGCCATCGGTCTGCCCGCCTCCACCCAGGCGGGCAACGGCCACACCGCGCCCGCCGAGGTGAACAAGGCGCTGGACTGCCTGACCAGGAAGACCAACTGCGGCTCGTACCAGACCCATGGCACCTGGCCGGCGCTGCGCGGCCTGATGACCTGGTCGATCAACTGGGACCGCTTCAACCAGTGGGAGTTCTCGAAGAACTTCGACGCGTATTTCGGAGGCTGA